One Arvicanthis niloticus isolate mArvNil1 chromosome 13, mArvNil1.pat.X, whole genome shotgun sequence genomic window carries:
- the Krt8 gene encoding keratin, type II cytoskeletal 8 isoform X1, whose protein sequence is MSIRVTQKSYKMSTSGPRTFSSRSFTSGPGARISSSSFSRVGSSSSSFRGGLGTGVGLGGFGGAGVGGITAVTVNQSLLSPLKLEVDPTIQAVRTQEKEQIKSLNNKFASFIDKVRFLEQQNKMLETKWSLLQQQKTSRSNMDNMFESYINNLRRQLEALGQEKLKLEAELGNMQGLVEDFKNKYEDEINKRTEMENDFVLIKKDVDEAYMNKVELESRLEGLTDEINFLRQIHEEEIRELQSQISDTSVVLSMDNSRSLDMDGIIAEVRAQYEEIANRSRAEAETMYQIKYEELQTLAGKHGDDLRRTKTEISEMNRNISRLQAEIEALKGQRATLEAAIADAEQRGEMAIKDAQDKLSELEAALQRAKQDMARQLREYQELMNVKLALDIEIATYRKLLEGEESRLESGMQNMSIHTKTTSGYSAGGLSSSYGGLTSPGFSYGVSSFQPGFGSVGGSSTFSRTKAVVVKKIETRDGKLVSESSDVVSK, encoded by the exons ATGTCCATCAGGGTGACTCAGAAATCCTACAAGATGTCCACCTCCGGTCCCCGGACCTTCAGCAGCCGCTCGTTCACGAGTGGACCCGGTGCCCGCATCAGCTCTTCCAGCTTTTCCCGggtgggcagcagcagcagcagcttccgGGGAGGCCTGGGTACCGGCGTGGGCCTGGGTGGCTTTGGCGGAGCTGGTGTCGGGGGCATCACAGCGGTCACGGTGAACCAGAGCCTGCTGAGCCCCTTGAAACTGGAGGTGGACCCCACCATCCAGGCTGTGCGCACTCAGGAGAAGGAGCAGATTAAATCCCTGAATAACAAGTTCGCCTCCTTCATTGACAAG GTGCGCTTCCTGGAGCAGCAGAACAAGATGCTGGAGACCAAGTGGAGCCTGTTGCAGCAGCAGAAGACATCGAGGAGCAACATGGACAACATGTTTGAGAGCTACATCAACAACCTTCGCAGGCAGCTGGAAGCCCTGGGCCAGGAGAAGCTGAAGCTGGAGGCGGAGCTCGGCAACATGCAGGGTCTGGTGGAGGACTTCAAGAACAA gtATGAGGATGAGATCAACAAGCGTACAGAGATGGAGAATGATTTTGTCCTCATCAAGAAG GATGTGGATGAAGCATACATGAACAAGGTGGAACTCGAGTCCCGCCTGGAAGGACTGACTGACGAGATCAACTTCCTCCGACAGATCCATGAAGAG GAGATCCGTGAGTTGCAGTCTCAGATCTCAGACACGTCTGTGGTGTTGTCCATGGACAACAGCCGTTCCCTGGACATGGACGGCATCATCGCTGAAGTTCGTGCCCAGTATGAGGAGATCGCCAACCGCAGCCGGGCTGAGGCTGAAACCATGTACCAGATTAAG TATGAGGAATTGCAGACCCTGGCTGGGAAGCACGGGGATGATCTGCGCCGCACGAAGACGGAGATCTCCGAGATGAACCGCAACATCAGCCGCCTGCAGGCGGAGATTGAAGCCCTCAAAGGCCAG AGGGCAACCCTGGAAGCAGCCATTGCTGATGCCGAGCAGCGCGGGGAGATGGCCATTAAGGATGCCCAGGACAAACTGTCTGAGCTGGAGGCTGCCCTGCAACGAGCCAAGCAGGACATGGCCAGGCAGCTGCGCGAGTACCAGGAACTCATGAACGTCAAGCTGGCTCTGGACATCGAGATCGCCACTTACCGCAAGCTTCTGGAGGGCGAGGAGAGCAG GCTGGAGTCTGGGATGCAGAACATGAGTATCCATACGAAGACCACCAGTGGCTACTCAG CAGGAGGACTGAGCTCATCCTATGGAGGACTCACTAGCCCTGGCTTCAGCTATGGAGTGAGCTCCTTCCAGCCCGGCTTCGGTTCTGTTGGGGGATCCAGCACTTTTAGCCGCACCAAGGCTGTGGTCGTGAAGAAGATTGAAACCCGAGATGGGAAGCTGGTGTCCGAGTCTTCTGATGTTGTGTCCAAGTGA
- the Krt8 gene encoding keratin, type II cytoskeletal 8 isoform X2, with protein MSIRVTQKSYKMSTSGPRTFSSRSFTSGPGARISSSSFSRVGSSSSSFRGGLGTGVGLGGFGGAGVGGITAVTVNQSLLSPLKLEVDPTIQAVRTQEKEQIKSLNNKFASFIDKVRFLEQQNKMLETKWSLLQQQKTSRSNMDNMFESYINNLRRQLEALGQEKLKLEAELGNMQGLVEDFKNKYEDEINKRTEMENDFVLIKKDVDEAYMNKVELESRLEGLTDEINFLRQIHEEEIRELQSQISDTSVVLSMDNSRSLDMDGIIAEVRAQYEEIANRSRAEAETMYQIKYEELQTLAGKHGDDLRRTKTEISEMNRNISRLQAEIEALKGQRATLEAAIADAEQRGEMAIKDAQDKLSELEAALQRAKQDMARQLREYQELMNVKLALDIEIATYRKLLEGEESRLESGMQNMSIHTKTTSGYSGGLSSSYGGLTSPGFSYGVSSFQPGFGSVGGSSTFSRTKAVVVKKIETRDGKLVSESSDVVSK; from the exons ATGTCCATCAGGGTGACTCAGAAATCCTACAAGATGTCCACCTCCGGTCCCCGGACCTTCAGCAGCCGCTCGTTCACGAGTGGACCCGGTGCCCGCATCAGCTCTTCCAGCTTTTCCCGggtgggcagcagcagcagcagcttccgGGGAGGCCTGGGTACCGGCGTGGGCCTGGGTGGCTTTGGCGGAGCTGGTGTCGGGGGCATCACAGCGGTCACGGTGAACCAGAGCCTGCTGAGCCCCTTGAAACTGGAGGTGGACCCCACCATCCAGGCTGTGCGCACTCAGGAGAAGGAGCAGATTAAATCCCTGAATAACAAGTTCGCCTCCTTCATTGACAAG GTGCGCTTCCTGGAGCAGCAGAACAAGATGCTGGAGACCAAGTGGAGCCTGTTGCAGCAGCAGAAGACATCGAGGAGCAACATGGACAACATGTTTGAGAGCTACATCAACAACCTTCGCAGGCAGCTGGAAGCCCTGGGCCAGGAGAAGCTGAAGCTGGAGGCGGAGCTCGGCAACATGCAGGGTCTGGTGGAGGACTTCAAGAACAA gtATGAGGATGAGATCAACAAGCGTACAGAGATGGAGAATGATTTTGTCCTCATCAAGAAG GATGTGGATGAAGCATACATGAACAAGGTGGAACTCGAGTCCCGCCTGGAAGGACTGACTGACGAGATCAACTTCCTCCGACAGATCCATGAAGAG GAGATCCGTGAGTTGCAGTCTCAGATCTCAGACACGTCTGTGGTGTTGTCCATGGACAACAGCCGTTCCCTGGACATGGACGGCATCATCGCTGAAGTTCGTGCCCAGTATGAGGAGATCGCCAACCGCAGCCGGGCTGAGGCTGAAACCATGTACCAGATTAAG TATGAGGAATTGCAGACCCTGGCTGGGAAGCACGGGGATGATCTGCGCCGCACGAAGACGGAGATCTCCGAGATGAACCGCAACATCAGCCGCCTGCAGGCGGAGATTGAAGCCCTCAAAGGCCAG AGGGCAACCCTGGAAGCAGCCATTGCTGATGCCGAGCAGCGCGGGGAGATGGCCATTAAGGATGCCCAGGACAAACTGTCTGAGCTGGAGGCTGCCCTGCAACGAGCCAAGCAGGACATGGCCAGGCAGCTGCGCGAGTACCAGGAACTCATGAACGTCAAGCTGGCTCTGGACATCGAGATCGCCACTTACCGCAAGCTTCTGGAGGGCGAGGAGAGCAG GCTGGAGTCTGGGATGCAGAACATGAGTATCCATACGAAGACCACCAGTGGCTACTCAG GAGGACTGAGCTCATCCTATGGAGGACTCACTAGCCCTGGCTTCAGCTATGGAGTGAGCTCCTTCCAGCCCGGCTTCGGTTCTGTTGGGGGATCCAGCACTTTTAGCCGCACCAAGGCTGTGGTCGTGAAGAAGATTGAAACCCGAGATGGGAAGCTGGTGTCCGAGTCTTCTGATGTTGTGTCCAAGTGA
- the Krt18 gene encoding keratin, type I cytoskeletal 18, with protein MSFTTRSTTFSTNYRSLGSVRAPSQRVRPASSAASVYAGAGGSGSRISVSRSVWGGSVGSAGLAGMGGIQTEKETMQDLNDRLASYLDKVKSLETENRRLEIKIREHLEKKGPQGVRDWSHYFKTIEDLRAQIFANAVDNARIVLQIDNARLAADDFRVKYETELAMRQSVENDIHGLRKVVDDTNITRLQLETEIEALKEELLFMKKNHEEEVQGLEAQIASSGLTVEVDAPKSQDLSKIMADIRAQYEELAQKNREELDKYWSQQIEESTTVVTTKSAEIRDAETTLTELRRTLQTLEIDLDSMKNQNINLENSLGDVEARYKAQMEQLNGVLLHLESELAQTRAEGQRQTQEYEALLNIKVKLEAEIATYRRLLEDGEDFSLNDALDSSNSMQTVQKTTTRKIVDGKVVSETNDTRVLRH; from the exons ATGAGCTTCACCACCCGCTCCACCACCTTCTCCACCAACTACCGGTCCCTGGGGTCGGTGCGGGCTCCCAGCCAGCGGGTCCGGCCTGCCAGCAGCGCAGCCAGTGTCTATGCAGGTGCTGGGGGCTCCGGGTCCCGGATATCCGTGTCCCGCTCCGTCTGGGGTGGCTCTGTGGGGTCCGCAGGCCTGGCGGGAATGGGTGGAATCCAGACGGAGAAGGAGACCATGCAAGACTTGAACGACCGCCTGGCCAGCTACCTAGACAAGGTGAAGAGCCTGGAGACTGAGAACAGGAGACTGGAGATCAAAATCCGGGAACATCTGGAGAAGAAGGGGCCCCAGGGCGTCAGAGACTGGAGCCACTACTTCAAGACCATCGAAGACCTGAGGGCTCAG ATCTTTGCGAATGCTGTGGATAATGCCCGCATCGTCCTGCAGATCGACAATGCCCGTCTTGCCGCTGACGACTTTAGAGTCAA GTATGAGACAGAACTGGCCATGCGCCAGTCTGTGGAGAACGACATCCATGGACTCCGCAAGGTGGTAGATGACACCAACATCACAAGGCTGCAGCTGGAGACAGAAATCGAAGCGCTCAAGGAGGAACTGCTGTTCATGAAGAAGAATCATGAGGAG GAAGTCCAAGGTCTGGAAGCCCAGATCGCCAGTTCTGGGTTGACTGTGGAAGTAGATGCTCCCAAATCTCAGGACCTCAGCAAGATCATGGCGGACATCCGCGCCCAGTATGAAGAGCTGGCTCAGAAGAACCGCGAGGAACTGGACAAGTACTGGTCTCAGCAG ATTGAGGAGAGTACCACAGTAGTCACCACCAAGTCTGCAGAAATCAGGGACGCTGAGACCACACTCACGGAGCTGAGACGCACCCTCCAGACCTTGGAGATTGACCTGGACTCCATGAAAAACCAG AACATCAACTTGGAGAACAGCCTCGGGGACGTGGAGGCCCGATACAAAGCACAGATGGAGCAGCTCAATGGGGTCCTTCTGCACCTGGAGTCAGAGCTGGCACAAACTCGGGCAGAGGGGCAGCGCCAGACCCAGGAATATGAAGCCCTGTTGAACATCAAGGTCAAGCTTGAGGCGGAGATTGCTACCTACCGCCGCTTGCTGGAGGATGGGGAAGACTTCAG TCTCAACGATGCCCTGGACTCCAGCAACTCCATGCAAACTGTGCAGAAGACAACTACCCGTAAGATTGTGGATGGCAAAGTGGTGTCTGAGACCAATGACACCAGAGTTCTGAGGCACTGA